TTAAGACGTGTTTCAGCTTCGCCGCGTTCGATCTGCCAGTGTTTGAAAGCGACAGCGCTTAATGAAGCGGATTTTGATTCTCTTGAAGAGCTCAATCTGTTTGTTGCCGCCATGTCGGAACCCACTTTTGCTGAAAAAATGGCCGATCAGGACATGCGCAAGATGATACTGATAGCCGGAGACCGTATCGATATCTTGCGTATTGCTGTTGAGCGTGGAGTGCGTGTTCTGGTGGTGGTGGCAGATCTGGATATCCCGGCAGATGTTTTGGAACTGGGGCGGCAAAATAATGTGACGATTCTTTCCACCTCATTCGACAGTGCCACCAGTACCTGGCTGACCCGATTGGCTACGCCGGTTGAATTGCTGGCTGAAAAAGATTTTATTACGCTGCGTGGTCAGGATCGTGTTGATGAACTGCGCGTCAGTCTGACGCACAGTGTTGTTCCAGGGGTCGTTATCGTCAATGACCATGGTCAGGTTGAGGCTGTCGCGACCAAGAGTCATTTACTGCGTTCTTCGGATGTAAAACTGATTCTTGTCGATCACAATGAATTGTCACAGGCGGTCGCCGGTGCCGATAAGGTGGAGATTCTTGAAGTCGTCGATCATCACCGGCTCGGTAGTTTTCAAACCGATAAACCGATCCGTTTTATCAATCAGCCGGTCGGCAGTACCTGTACCCTGGTGGCGACACTGTATCAGAACGCCGGTATTACGCCTGATCCGGCGACGGCTGGCTTGATGTTGTCAGGACTGCTTTCAGATACCGTCGTCATGAAATCGCCGACAACGACGGAAGTGGACCGGGAAATTGCCGAATGGCTGGGACAGTTGTCAGGTCTTGATCCACAAGAATATGGCCGCCGCATTTTTGCTTCGAGCAGTGCGATGAGTGCCTATGACTCCCTCGAAAAGGTCATTACCACGGATTTCAAAGTCTTTAACGCGACCAGCTGTCAGTTCGGGATCGGACAGGTCGAGGTGGTCAGTTTTCACGAATTCCACGGCCTTAAAGAGGAGCTTCGTGCAAAATTGGAGGAGATCCGTGAAAAGCGCGATCTCGGCATGGCTGGTTTGCTGGTGACGGATATTGTTGCCGGAAACAGCGAGTTGCTTGTTGCTGGTGATCGCCAGTTGGCGTTTATGATCGGTTATCCGCAACTGGACGATGACTTGTTTGAACTCAGAGGCGTTCTGTCACGCAAAAAACAGCTGATTCCCCATCTGCTGCGGGTTCTTGGAGCGACTTCCTGATGAGAGATTAAAAAAAACCCCGTGAAGGAGGGGCATCACGGGGTAAAAAGCTTTGGTTGACCCAAAGCAACATGGCGTTAAACTAGCTGAAAATTAAGGAGAATACAACTTAAAATTTAAACACCTTCTTTCATTAGTCCATGGGCGGGCGTTCATCTGTTGATGGTGTTTACCTGCGGATTGCCATGAAGAGATCTGGTGGAGATTTAAGTCTTGACAGTTTGTTGCTAGGTTCTTAAGGTGGCATCGCTATATGGTTCAGGTGCTTTTATGTCTTGATGTCGCTTGTGGTTGATCGCGACTGGACTGAAGTTTAAAAGGGAATCCCGTGAAATTCGGGAGTGGGCCCGCCGCTGTAACCAGGGACGTTCAACACAATTGGCCACTGACTTGCCAGGTCGGGAAGGCGTGTTGAAACGGAAGATCTGGAAGCCAGAAGACCTGCCTGAATCAAAAATGTTTCAATTTTCGGGGCGAAGATTGGGATGTGTCAGACT
This is a stretch of genomic DNA from uncultured Desulfuromonas sp.. It encodes these proteins:
- a CDS encoding putative manganese-dependent inorganic diphosphatase, producing the protein MPQQRVYVIGHMNPDTDSVCSAIAYSRLRAAQGLDGVQPARAGNINRQTEFILEELAVHQPELLLDVSPRIRDIIGGQQPVTIPATAPLSRALELFHLHNVRILPVVDDARCPQGILYLKKVSERFLVPSQEKELRRVSASPRSICQCLKATALNEADFDSLEELNLFVAAMSEPTFAEKMADQDMRKMILIAGDRIDILRIAVERGVRVLVVVADLDIPADVLELGRQNNVTILSTSFDSATSTWLTRLATPVELLAEKDFITLRGQDRVDELRVSLTHSVVPGVVIVNDHGQVEAVATKSHLLRSSDVKLILVDHNELSQAVAGADKVEILEVVDHHRLGSFQTDKPIRFINQPVGSTCTLVATLYQNAGITPDPATAGLMLSGLLSDTVVMKSPTTTEVDREIAEWLGQLSGLDPQEYGRRIFASSSAMSAYDSLEKVITTDFKVFNATSCQFGIGQVEVVSFHEFHGLKEELRAKLEEIREKRDLGMAGLLVTDIVAGNSELLVAGDRQLAFMIGYPQLDDDLFELRGVLSRKKQLIPHLLRVLGATS